In Mycobacterium gallinarum, a single window of DNA contains:
- a CDS encoding 5'-3' exonuclease has product MSAPLVLLDGASMWFRSYFGVPSSITAPDGRPVNALRGFLDAVATVITRERPSRLVVCRDDDWRPQWRVDLIPSYKAHRVVEENPGDEPDVEEVPDDLTPQVDMIMEILDAFGIATAGAPECEADDILGTLAIHERRDPVVVVSGDRDLLQLVRDEPVPVRVLYLGRGLAKATKWGPEEVAETYKVPVERAGAAYAELAMMRGDPSDGLPGIPGVGDKTAATLLAQHGSLENILAAAHDPKSKMSKAYRTKLLNAMDYIEKAGPVVRVASNLAPDAKLDWSTSSDTLPLAAEHPRKVVKLAEQYGVTSSIARLQKALDELPNR; this is encoded by the coding sequence GTGTCCGCTCCCCTGGTCTTGCTCGACGGCGCCAGCATGTGGTTTCGCTCGTACTTCGGTGTGCCCTCGTCGATCACGGCGCCCGACGGGCGGCCGGTCAACGCGCTGCGCGGCTTCCTGGACGCCGTCGCGACGGTCATCACCCGTGAACGGCCGAGCCGCCTGGTGGTGTGCCGTGACGACGATTGGCGGCCGCAGTGGCGCGTCGACCTGATCCCGTCGTACAAGGCGCACCGGGTGGTCGAGGAGAACCCCGGCGACGAGCCTGACGTCGAGGAGGTGCCCGACGACCTGACACCGCAGGTCGACATGATCATGGAGATCCTGGACGCGTTCGGCATCGCGACAGCAGGCGCCCCGGAATGCGAGGCCGACGACATCCTGGGCACGCTGGCCATTCATGAGCGACGCGATCCGGTGGTCGTCGTCAGCGGTGATCGGGACCTCTTGCAGCTCGTGCGCGACGAGCCGGTGCCCGTCCGGGTGCTCTATCTGGGTCGCGGCCTGGCGAAGGCGACCAAGTGGGGACCGGAAGAGGTGGCCGAGACCTATAAGGTGCCGGTCGAGCGGGCCGGTGCCGCCTACGCCGAACTCGCGATGATGCGCGGCGACCCGTCCGACGGCCTGCCCGGGATACCGGGTGTCGGGGACAAGACGGCGGCGACGCTACTGGCCCAGCACGGCTCGCTGGAGAACATTCTGGCCGCCGCACACGATCCAAAGTCCAAGATGTCCAAGGCATATCGGACGAAACTGCTGAACGCCATGGACTACATCGAGAAAGCCGGGCCGGTGGTGCGGGTGGCCAGCAACCTGGCCCCCGACGCCAAGCTCGATTGGTCGACGTCGTCCGACACCCTGCCGCTGGCCGCCGAACACCCGCGCAAGGTCGTCAAACTCGCCGAGCAGTACGGCGTCACGTCGTCGATCGCCCGACTGCAGAAGGCGCTCGACGAGTTGCCGAACCGCTAG
- a CDS encoding DUF4333 domain-containing protein: protein MSGPQGSDPTQHWSGGQQPDQPAEQPASDPTNQWQQQPAASEPTTAAPQWQPPAYDPSQQQQPPAYDPSQPQAAAYDPSQQQHYGQYPQQPAYQPPQEYQQPTEYGQQAYPQQGQYGQQPGYDPSSQYATQYGQPGQYGQQPGQYGQPGQYGQQPGQFGQPGQFGAPGTEEGSKRSLAVIGGVIGLLAAVIVAVVLVMGFWKPGFFVTTKLDIDAAQTGVQRVLTDEANGYGAKNVSNVKCNDGQNPTVEKGGTFDCEVSIDGTKRQVTVTFQDDSGTYEVGRPK from the coding sequence ATGAGCGGACCGCAGGGATCTGACCCGACGCAGCACTGGAGCGGCGGCCAGCAGCCGGACCAGCCCGCGGAGCAGCCGGCAAGCGATCCGACCAACCAGTGGCAGCAGCAGCCTGCGGCCAGCGAGCCGACCACGGCCGCGCCGCAGTGGCAGCCGCCGGCGTATGACCCGTCGCAACAACAGCAGCCGCCGGCGTACGACCCGTCACAGCCGCAAGCTGCTGCCTACGACCCGTCACAGCAACAGCACTACGGCCAGTACCCGCAGCAGCCGGCATATCAGCCGCCGCAGGAGTACCAGCAGCCCACCGAGTACGGCCAGCAGGCCTACCCGCAGCAGGGTCAGTACGGTCAGCAGCCCGGCTACGACCCGTCCAGTCAGTACGCGACGCAATACGGTCAGCCCGGTCAGTACGGCCAGCAGCCCGGTCAGTACGGCCAGCCCGGGCAGTACGGCCAGCAGCCCGGTCAGTTCGGGCAGCCCGGGCAGTTCGGCGCGCCCGGCACCGAGGAAGGGTCGAAGCGCTCACTGGCGGTCATCGGCGGTGTGATCGGCCTGCTCGCGGCGGTCATCGTGGCCGTGGTGCTCGTGATGGGCTTCTGGAAGCCCGGTTTCTTCGTCACCACCAAGCTCGATATCGATGCGGCGCAGACCGGTGTACAGCGGGTGCTGACCGATGAGGCCAATGGCTACGGCGCCAAGAACGTGTCCAACGTCAAGTGCAACGACGGCCAGAACCCGACGGTCGAGAAGGGTGGCACCTTCGACTGCGAGGTCAGCATCGACGGAACCAAGCGCCAGGTGACGGTGACCTTCCAGGACGACAGCGGCACCTATGAGGTCGGCCGCCCCAAGTAA
- a CDS encoding VOC family protein, which yields MAFAVDRIDHVVLNCRDVEQTVDWYVRVLGAGADDVTLLPGSRRQPDRGRQLSGRLA from the coding sequence ATGGCCTTCGCCGTTGACCGAATCGACCACGTGGTGCTCAACTGCCGCGACGTCGAGCAGACCGTCGACTGGTATGTGCGGGTGCTGGGCGCAGGGGCCGATGACGTCACACTACTGCCGGGATCCCGCCGGCAACCTGATCGAGGTCGCCAGCTATCGGGTCGATTAGCCTGA